In a single window of the Antedon mediterranea chromosome 1, ecAntMedi1.1, whole genome shotgun sequence genome:
- the LOC140045532 gene encoding uncharacterized protein, which translates to MIELGTNMFFQNGNSIFGKLDQMSVHLADYRANVIDTEDWRLDNILEAGVKVRLYLCSKLIKVETSDGSCSDSSELPDPGLLAGPSSSFSTPESPQPLETRTPESPQPLETRTPQPLETCKPQPLETQPAGTPTVIFKTSPEDLCGIYCDRQKSCFFITCGHTICLPCATYFEETNTKECPFCKQVITTVRHLY; encoded by the exons ATGATTGAGTTGGGTACAAACATGTTCTTTCAAAATGGAAATTCCATATTTGGAAAACTTGATCAAATGTCCGTCCATTTAGCAGATTATCGTGCAAATGTTATAGATACAGAAGATTGGAGGCTAGATAACATTTTGGAAGCAGGTGTAAAAGTACGCCTGTATCTCTGTTCTAAACTTATAAAG GTTGAAACATCCGATGGCAGCTGCAGTGACAGTAGCGAACTGCCCGATCCAGGATTATtag CCGGACCATCAAGTTCTTTCTCCACTCCAGAATCTCCACAACCGCTTGAAACTCGTACTCCAGAATCTCCACAACCGCTTGAAACTCGTACTCCACAACCTCTTGAAACTTGCAAGCCACAACCTCTTGAAACTCAACCAGCCGGAACACCAACA GTTATTTTCAAGACATCTCCTGAGGACTTATGTGGCATATACTGTGATAGgcaaaaaagttgtttttttatcacatgTGGACATACAATTTGTTTGCCATGCGCAACATACTTTGAGGAAACTAACACCAAGGAATGTCCTTTTTgtaaacaagtaattactactGTTCGCCACTTGTACTGA